Proteins co-encoded in one Papaver somniferum cultivar HN1 chromosome 5, ASM357369v1, whole genome shotgun sequence genomic window:
- the LOC113283645 gene encoding vacuolar-sorting receptor 1-like, giving the protein MKQKLLGFLIIWVCLILCINTPVMGRFVVEKNSLRVTSPDSIKDVYECAIGNFGVPQYGGTLVGTVLYPKSDQKACKDYKEVDLNFKSKPGGLPTFLLVDRGDCYFTLKAWNAQKAGAAAVLVSDDKLEPLITMDTPEEENASAEYLQNITIPSALISKSLGDSIKKALASGDMVNINLDWREALPHPDEHVEYEFWTNSNDECGPKCDSQIEFVKNFKGAAQILEQKGYTQFTPHYITWYCPEAFVLSRQCKSQCINHGRYCAPDPEQDFSTGYDGKDVVVQNLRQVCLHKVANESGKPWLWWDYVTDFSIRCPMKDKKYTKECADQVIKSLGVDLKKIDACIGDPEADVENPVLKAEQDAQIGKGSRGDVTILPTLVINDRQYRGKLDKGAVLKAICSGFQETTEPAVCLSDGIETNECLENNGGCWQDKAANATACKDTFRGRVCECPVVQGVKFVGDGYTHCEASGHLRCEINNGGCWKQTKDGKTFSACSEEHSTGCKCPPGFKGDGVQTCEDVDECRENSVCQCTDCKCKNTWGSYDCSCGGNLLYMREHDTCISQSGKSSVGWNFVWVIFLGLAITGVAGYAVYKYRIRRYMDSEIRAIMAQYMPLDNQGESQNHVAHADI; this is encoded by the exons atgaaacagaaattatTAGGTTTTTTGATAATATGGGTATGTTTAATTTTGTGTATCAATACTCCTGTGATGGGTAGATTTGTAGTGGAGAAGAATAGTTTAAGAGTAACATCACCAGATTCAATCAAAGATGTATATGAATGTGCTATTGGTAATTTTGGTGTTCCTCAATATGGCGGTACTCTAGTTGGTACTGTCCTCTACCCTAAATCAGATCAGAAAGCTTGTAAGGATTACAAAGAAGTTGATTTGAATTTCAAATCTAAACCTGGTGGTCTCCCTACTTTCCTCCTTGTTGACAGAGGAG ATTGTTACTTTACATTGAAGGCATGGAATGCGCAAAAGGCTGGAGCGGCGGCGGTACTTGTATCTGATGATAAGCTTGAGCCATTGATTACTATGGATACGCCTGAAGAGGAGAATGCGAGTGCTGAATACCTGCAGAATATTACTATCCCGTCTGCGTTGATTAGTAAATCACTTGGGGATAGTATTAAGAAGGCTTTGGCGAGTGGTGACATGGTTAATATTAATTTGGATTGGAGGGAGGCGTTACCTCACCCTGATGAGCATGTTGAGTACGAGTTTTGGACTAACAGTAACGATGAATGTGGGCCAAAGTGTGACAGTCAGATTGAGTTTGTTAAGAACTTTAAAGGGGCAGCTCAGATACTTGAGCAGAAAGGTTACACTCAGTTCACTCCACACTACATCACTTGGTACTGTCCGGAAGCTTTTGTGTTGAGCAGGCAGTGCAAATCTCAGTGTATCAATCATGGGAGGTATTGTGCTCCAGACCCAGAACAGGATTTCAGTACTGGGTATGATGGGAAGGATGTCGTTGTTCAGAACTTACGACAGGTTTGCTTGCATAAAGTTGCTAATGAAAGTGGAAAACCGTGGTTATGGTGGGATTATGTAACTGACTTCTCTATCCGATGCCCGATGAAAGATAAGAAGTATACAAAGGAGTGTGCAGATCAAGTCATTAAATCTCTGGGTGTTGACCTcaagaaaatagatgcatgtatTGGAGATCCTGAAGCTGATGTGGAGAACCCAGTGTTGAAGGCAGAACAAGACGCGCAG ATTGGAAAAGGTTCCCGAGGAGATGTTACTATCTTACCCACACTTGTGATAAACGATAGACAATACAGAG GTAAATTGGACAAAGGGGCTGTTCTCAAAGCCATATGTTCTGGATTCCAGGAGACCACCGAGCCAGCTGTTTGTCTAAGTGATG GAATAGAAACAAATGAGTGCCTAGAAAATAATGGTGGGTGTTGGCAAGACAAGGCTGCTAATGCTACTGCATGCAAG GATACTTTCCGAGGAAGAGTGTGTGAATGCCCTGTTGTCCAAGGTGTGAAGTTTGTGGGCGATGGTTATACCCATTGTGAAG CTTCAGGACATCTGCGTTGTGAGATTAATAATGGTGGCTGCTGGAAGCAAACAAAAGATGGCAAAACTTTCTCTGCCTGCTCA GAAGAACATTCGACAGGTTGCAAGTGCCCACCAGGATTCAAGGGTGATGGTGTCCAAACATGTGAAG ATGTGGATGAATGCAGGGAGAATTCTGTGTGCCAATGCACTGACTGCAAATGCAAGAATACTTGGGGAAGTTACGATTGCAGCTGCGGTGGTAATTTGCTGTACATGCGAGAACACGACACTTGTATAA GCCAAAGTGGAAAATCTTCAGTTGGTTGGAACTTTGTGTGGGTCATTTTCCTCGGCTTAGCTATCACAGGGGTTGCAGGGTATGCTGTGTACAAATACAGAATCAGG AGATACATGGACTCAGAGATCCGAGCAATCATGGCACAGTACATGCCATTGGATAACCAGGGTGAATCTCAGAACCACGTTGCTCACGCAGACATCTAA
- the LOC113283646 gene encoding PIN2/TERF1-interacting telomerase inhibitor 1-like, protein MAAPEAPLCYVGVSRSSAAFRLMKTMGWEEGEGLGKDKQGIKGHVRVKNKQDTSGVGLDQVKNNWAFDTTQFDNILKRLKVQAAVHAEDDDDDDDKEDKKVSLVDAEKVEAKEVIKESVVKSTRPQGRYQKRERGKRVNGYSLKDLEGILVKKTKEEDVQLDEASEMGTKATDESNSCQDEDKPNNVPVNWWGIKYGFVSGGLLGATSKPKKKSKRSSEETPESGKRAAFHEQDQEDLYNLCQDKATTGKQGLGAKGKSKKIAGADWKGKKTSFSDSEDGTEDDDGEDSNEEDDESEDSAEPCPPVKQNLSEVVITEKSDEEKVNLKKLCKKLLRQAPGKSMKLKDLRSLIETQSPSVFSEFSSKRDALSYLKQKLLASKQFHLDGKKVSLPQ, encoded by the exons ATGGCCGCACCTGAAGCTCCTCTCTGCTATGTTGGTGTTTCTAGAAGCTCCGCCGCTTTCCGCCTCATGAAAAcaatg gGATGGGAAGAAGGTGAAGGACTTGGGAAAGATAAACAAGGAATTAAAGGTCATGTTCGAGTGAAAAACAAGCAGGATACTTCAG GTGTTGGTTTGGACCAAGTGAAAAACAATTGGGCATTTGATACTACGCAATTTGATAATATTCTTAAAAGATTGAAAGTG CAAGCAGCAGTTCAtgctgaggatgatgatgatgatgatgataaagaag ACAAGAAAGTTTCTTTGGTTGATGCCGAGAAAGTTGAAGCTAAAGAAGTCATCAAGGAGAGTGTTGTTAAGAGTACTCGTCCACAGGGCAG ATACCAGAAGAGGGAAAGAGGGAAGCGTGTAAACGGATATTCTTTGAAAGATCTCGAgggaattctt GTCAAAAAAACCAAGGAGGAGGATGTACAACTAGATGAAGCATCGGAAATGGGGACAAAAGCGACAGATGAGTCTAATAGCTGCCAAGATGAAG ACAAGCCAAACAATGTGCCAGTAAATTGGTGGGGCATTAAATATGGATTTGTCTCTGGCGGACttcttggagcaacttctaaACCAAAGAAGAAATCTAAACGAAGTTCTGAGGAGACACCCGAATCAGGCAAAAGGGCTGCATTTCATGAACAAGATCAAGAAGATCTATATAATCTTTGTCAG GATAAAGCTACAACTGGAAAGCAAGGTCTGGGAGCTAAGGGTAAGTCCAAGAAAATTGCTGGTGCTGATTGGAAGGGAAAGAAGACATCATTTAGTGACAGTGAAGACGGTACTGAAGACGATGATGGTGAAGACAGCAATGAAGAGGACGATGAATCCGAGGATTCTGCTGAACCTTGTCCTCCAGTAAAACAAAATCTCAGCGAGGTTGTCATAACAGAAAAGAGTGACGAGGAGAAAGTTAACTTGAAAAAATTGTGCAAAAAGCTACTTCGTCAG GCCCCTGGCAAGTCAATGAAGCTGAAAGATCTTAGATCACTCATTGAGACCCAATCACCATCCGTCTTTTCAGAATTTTCTTCGAAGCGCGACGCTCTCTCATACTTGAAACAGAAG CTTCTAGCCAGCAAGCAGTTTCATCTGGACGGGAAGAAAGTGAGTCTCCCTCAATGA